The proteins below come from a single Edaphobacter acidisoli genomic window:
- a CDS encoding M16 family metallopeptidase: MKSLSFMKPALTTILAATLLPLSLSAQTATAPKPAAAQHTQAEPWTKIPIPPLHAFTPEKPKRIELSNGLVIFLLEDHELPFINGTILIRGGSRDVPADQTGFADIYGQTWRTSGTATISGDDLDDQMESKAASIETMGGVASTSLTWSSLTPDFDLVFSRAVDLLLHPAFKADKLQLAQQQIDTSIARRNDDASEIAIREAIKLAYGAGSPYARQPEYATVDNITLKDLQAWHDRTVVPNNMIVAVVGDFDSAQMEAKLRAAFEPLKRGEPFHSAKVDFTNPTPSVNFAEKADVNQSNVLIVGLGTERSNPDYYALSVMNEVFSGGFGSRVVQDVRTKLGLAYDVEGQYGASYDHPGIFYVLAGTKSVSTVPALKALEAEIGRLKTDPPTPAELRKAKDQLLNSFIFHFDSPDKILNEQVTLAFYGYPLDFLDKYKAGIEKVTSADVSRVANKYIDQTKLATIVVGNEAQITPSLSDLGKVHTLDITIPPPPHGEQPQ, encoded by the coding sequence ATGAAGTCTCTTTCTTTCATGAAGCCAGCCCTCACGACCATCCTCGCCGCGACCCTGCTGCCCCTCAGCCTCTCCGCGCAAACTGCAACCGCGCCTAAGCCCGCAGCCGCGCAGCACACGCAGGCCGAGCCGTGGACAAAGATCCCCATCCCACCCCTCCACGCCTTCACGCCGGAGAAGCCGAAGCGCATCGAGCTATCGAACGGCCTCGTCATCTTCCTGCTCGAAGACCACGAGCTTCCCTTCATCAACGGCACCATCCTCATCCGCGGAGGCAGCCGCGACGTCCCCGCCGACCAGACAGGATTCGCCGACATCTACGGCCAGACCTGGCGCACCAGCGGCACCGCCACCATCAGCGGCGACGACCTCGACGACCAGATGGAGAGCAAAGCCGCCTCCATCGAAACCATGGGAGGAGTCGCATCCACTTCCCTCACCTGGTCCAGCCTCACGCCCGACTTCGATCTCGTCTTCTCCCGCGCCGTGGACCTGCTGCTCCATCCAGCCTTCAAGGCCGACAAGCTCCAGCTCGCGCAGCAGCAGATCGACACCAGCATCGCCCGCCGCAACGACGACGCCAGCGAGATCGCCATCCGCGAAGCCATCAAGCTCGCCTACGGCGCCGGCAGTCCCTACGCCCGCCAGCCCGAGTACGCCACCGTCGATAACATCACGCTCAAAGACCTCCAGGCATGGCACGACCGCACCGTCGTCCCCAACAACATGATCGTGGCGGTCGTCGGCGACTTCGACTCAGCGCAGATGGAAGCGAAGCTTCGCGCCGCATTCGAGCCGCTCAAGCGCGGCGAACCCTTCCACTCCGCCAAAGTCGACTTCACTAATCCCACCCCCAGCGTCAACTTCGCCGAGAAGGCCGACGTCAACCAGTCCAACGTCCTCATCGTCGGCCTCGGCACCGAGCGCTCCAACCCCGACTACTACGCCCTCAGCGTCATGAACGAGGTCTTCTCCGGCGGCTTCGGCTCGCGCGTCGTGCAGGACGTCCGTACCAAACTCGGCCTCGCCTACGACGTCGAAGGCCAGTACGGCGCGTCCTACGACCACCCCGGCATCTTCTACGTCCTCGCCGGCACCAAGAGCGTCAGCACCGTCCCTGCCCTCAAGGCCCTCGAAGCCGAGATCGGCCGCCTCAAGACCGACCCGCCCACCCCTGCCGAGCTGCGCAAAGCCAAAGACCAACTCCTGAACTCCTTCATCTTCCACTTCGACTCGCCCGACAAGATCCTCAACGAGCAAGTCACGCTGGCCTTCTACGGCTACCCGCTCGACTTCCTCGACAAATACAAAGCAGGCATCGAAAAGGTCACCTCAGCCGACGTCTCCCGCGTAGCCAACAAGTACATCGACCAGACCAAGCTCGCCACCATCGTCGTCGGCAACGAAGCACAAATCACGCCAAGCCTCAGCGACCTGGGCAAAGTCCACACGCTCGACATCACCATCCCGCCACCACCGCACGGCGAGCAGCCACAATAA
- a CDS encoding TIGR03435 family protein: MKLISAKLQALAIASALTLVWAAESPAQTDVDNTPRSAPSHLNSNERAAANQRLEFDVASIREVAPDSPSTSNIDLDPSDYFRYKGGPVVATGLLINYIIFAFKIADTSQYPLIAAQLPKWAQAERYQLEARSPIANPTKDQIRLMVQTLLADRFHLKLHTAMRDGRVYELKVRPQGPGPQLKQYQGTPLCGVVSAVSPKPAGSRVPAPSCGILFWKNNDLQHMRIMDQSMTEIAGTLSLLGGRVGEMDPLPVMNRTGLTGKWVLNLDFARERTGPSAPADESLSLPGPDFIQALSDQAGLVLTKGIGKVPSYVIDHVEPASPN, translated from the coding sequence ATGAAATTGATCTCCGCAAAGCTGCAAGCACTCGCAATCGCCTCGGCCTTGACGCTCGTCTGGGCTGCTGAGTCACCAGCCCAGACAGATGTTGATAACACTCCTCGAAGTGCGCCGTCCCATTTAAATTCCAATGAACGTGCGGCGGCCAATCAACGCCTGGAGTTTGATGTCGCATCCATACGCGAGGTGGCTCCCGATTCTCCATCCACCAGCAACATCGATCTCGATCCCTCAGACTATTTCCGCTACAAAGGCGGCCCTGTGGTTGCGACTGGGCTGCTGATCAACTACATCATCTTTGCATTCAAAATAGCGGATACCAGCCAATATCCACTCATCGCCGCGCAACTTCCCAAATGGGCTCAGGCTGAACGCTATCAACTCGAAGCTCGTTCTCCCATCGCCAATCCAACGAAGGACCAGATACGCCTGATGGTCCAGACGTTGCTGGCTGATCGATTTCATCTCAAATTGCACACTGCAATGCGCGATGGCCGGGTCTATGAATTGAAAGTGCGGCCTCAAGGCCCCGGCCCTCAGCTCAAGCAATATCAAGGCACCCCTCTTTGCGGAGTCGTCAGTGCAGTCTCACCCAAGCCTGCTGGAAGTCGTGTTCCAGCGCCCTCATGCGGCATCCTCTTTTGGAAGAACAATGACTTGCAGCACATGCGAATCATGGACCAGAGCATGACGGAGATTGCAGGAACGCTTTCTCTGCTAGGTGGTCGTGTGGGTGAGATGGATCCGCTTCCAGTCATGAACCGTACCGGGCTCACTGGCAAGTGGGTTCTCAACCTCGATTTTGCACGCGAACGAACAGGGCCATCGGCACCAGCAGATGAGTCTTTATCTCTACCGGGGCCAGACTTCATTCAGGCACTCAGCGATCAGGCTGGATTAGTTCTCACCAAAGGCATTGGGAAAGTTCCGTCGTATGTAATCGACCATGTTGAACCTGCATCGCCGAACTAG